Proteins encoded together in one Acipenser ruthenus chromosome 40, fAciRut3.2 maternal haplotype, whole genome shotgun sequence window:
- the LOC117397439 gene encoding B-cell CLL/lymphoma 9-like protein isoform X1: protein MHPDSKLTNHGKQVNSSAQSQHQNVSQGPAGSLGSKGAGAGNHGGGGGGKANQISPGNSGLKSQAGGGVGPLKGKRERSVSIDSGEQREALTPSLEPDSKVEGVMRSKRRCVLEKKQPYSGDEWCSGAESEEEEDKPITAAPGPAKHRGDHSRAGPPQPPPGSNPLSSLCESASSVVPLGMGAGLRAELGSGPKPLVYVFTTNLANSAAEAVMQGRADSIVVFHQQTVPRTKLDKCLPPPSKVLGLPDQLHAATPPGGTPKSQSGTPRPSSSGQLNPAGTPSSVGPPEGATDEPPDALTLPSSSGGNKKSSSTNNHSNNSLPPSGGSATNSSSSKPLPGLVEPPSVPPTPPPPAPAQQGDSDPGNVPAQRGGNTEGLSKQQLEHRERSLQTLRDIERLLLRSGGGGGVVGPGGDPSTNNNNNNGSLGPNCSNNGPNSSPQAPPPPALGGNPNQQQQVKKYEEPLQSIISQTQSLVGGLDEPAMSQGGCGGPPPPHLQHPHPPHSHMHPSHHGLPPHSSPSSLDMCLLMNQQDGLTPEQMAWRKLQEEYYQEKRRKQEQIGLHPHPHPRMMGDGGPEMGMTGMIRGPPPPYHSKAGEPLPPQQQQWLPGMAGGGGNGGRMLEMHLEGGGPRGPRFHPGMQRLGPGPGGGGYPGGGNPGGMMGLDPMGPMNPMQRPPGRPSMGWLEDMPPMGGGGGGGGPPVGFGGYPPMQHLQGDPERMLNPRAREEMFRMMEKRQIQGMQRQAAMNQAMEMERMQQQQQGGGNGPRMMEQAGGPGGGFANSVGDPMDFPGSRAMMGSPMGGVGCGGGHQQPPMRELVEHQMGNLNMNMNVNMNMNLNLQMNQQQQQMLMTQKMRLAGGPLNELLHQEEMARSRAQNGGGMAGNKMMMPGGGPFPNQGPFPGGPGGYLPQDMGNPQTPQEMFSPDQQGPPMGGTSRLSHMPRSGGGVLGGRRPSDLTINVHPMNSPGMPPHHLKSPTVNQVHSPMLPSPSPAGLKSPQLSSLGGPPNPGPPPSSSMKSSPQVLGPSSLGVRSPTGGSPSRLKSPSVPVPSPGAWAPSPKTALPSPGVPQGGKGGNAMDSGPHPPRSNTCGGINPSMPFTSSPGGAPSQNPLSLIMSQMSKYAMPSSTPLYHDAIKTIATSDDELLPDRPLLPGGNMAGESRGARVVILDRQGCLVMVLESCDSTPGLTGVGGNHQPPPMHSPMGMVLPGQQPPLSHDPSGPMLHSPNPMNMPSMHGGGGNPMLMAGGPQDHMGPRNGSPMLPQNQMGGGVTGGGFPRLQPPPHGPMHSPGMGMGAGLPQAYPPGMTLPPPDEVMVPHPGQMHLLKGLSHQQQQQQQQHRPPSASYLGDADLSDVIRSTPTGIPEFDLSRIIPSEKPSSTLQYFPKSNESLQQQQPHHKQQQPPSSSSSNPHLINLQNMMAEQQLPVQPPPGRPPMGGPRSMGGMGGMQMCHPGHMMGRTAMPPPQQGMMVNNMHPHPGVMSPSQHSLLAQQNLMMMQAKQQRSMSVSGDMYGQQGHLMSPQGALMGPPNLQQGMMVPAQMRQRSISLDGPMGYGPGSMANLPF, encoded by the exons ATGCACCCGGACAGTAAACTGACCAATCATGGCAAGCAAGTGAACAGCAGCGCCCAATCACAGCACCAGAATGTAAGCCAGGGGCCCGCCGGCAGCCTGGGGTCGAAGGGCGCGGGGGCGGGGAATCATGGTGGCGGAGGAGGAGGCAAAGCCAATCAGATCTCTCCGGGGAACTCGGGGCTCAAGAGCCAGGCAGGGGGGGGCGTTGGGCCCCTGAAGGGGAAGAGGGAGCGCAGCGTCTCCATCGACTCCGGGGAGCAGAGAGAGGCCCTGACCCCCAGCCTCGAACCCGACTCCAAAG TAGAGGGCGTGATGCGCAGTAAGCGCCGCTGCGTTCTGGAGAAGAAGCAGCCCTACAGCGGGGACGAGTGGTGCTCGGGAGCGgagagcgaggaggaggaggacaagCCAATCACAGCTGCCCCTGGCCCTGCCAAGCACC gagggGATCACTCGAGGGCAGGCCCCCCCCAGCCGCCCCCTGGTTCGAACCCGCTCTCCTCGCTCTGTGAATCAGCTTCCTCGGTGGTGCCGCTGGGCATGGGAGCAGGGCTTCGCGCTGAGCTGGGCTCCGGCCCCAAACCCCTGGTCTACGTCTTTACCACCAACCTCGCCAACAG TGCTGCCGAGGCGGTGATGCAGGGCCGGGCGGATTCCATCGTGGTGTTTCACCAGCAAACCGTCCCGCGCACCAAACTGGACAAG tgcCTCCCGCCTCCCTCCAAGGTCCTTGGCCTTCCTGATCAGCTCCACGCTGCCACCCCTCCAGGCGGGACCCCCAAATCGCAGAGCGGCACCCCCAGACCTTCCTCGAGCGGGCAGCTGAACCCAGCCGGCACCCCCTCTTCCGTGGGACCCCCAGAAGGAGCGACAGACGAGCCCCCAGATGCCCTGACTCTGCCCTCGTCTTCGGGGGGCAACAAGAAAAGCAGCAGCACTAACAATCACAGCAACAACAGCCTCCCCCCGTCCGGGGGCAGTGCGACCAACAGCAGCTCCTCAAAACCACTTCCAGGATTGGTAGAGCCTCCCAGCGTCCCGCCCACCCCTCCTCCCCCTGCCCCTGCCCAGCAAGGAGATTCGGACCCTGGGAACGTGCCAGCCCAGAGGGGCGGGAACACAGAGGGTCTCTCCAAGCAGCAGCTGGAGCACAGGGAGCGCTCCTTGCAGACCCTGAGAGACATTGAGCGCTTGCTGCTCCGCAGTGGTGGGGGGGGTGGCGTAGTCGGTCCAGGAGGAGATCCCAgtactaataacaacaacaacaacgggAGCTTGGGGCCAAACTGCAGTAATAACGGACCCAACAGCAGCCCCCAAGCCCCCCCTCCTCCTGCCCTGGGAGGGAACCCAAACCAGCAGCAGCAAGTCAAGAAATACGAAGAGCCTCTGCAGTCTATTATCTCCCAGACACAAAGCCTGGTTGGCGGGCTGGATGAGCCCGCCATGTCCCAAGGGGGTTGTGGGGGTCCTCCTCCTCCGCATCTCCAACACCCCCACCCTCCTCACTCCCACATGCACCCCTCCCACCACGGCCTGCCCCCCCACTCCTCCCCGTCCTCCCTGGACATGTGCCTGCTGATGAACCAGCAGGACGGGCTGACACCCGAGCAGATGGCCTGGCGCAAGCTGCAGGAGGAGTACTACCAGGAGAAGCGTAGGAAGCAGGAGCAGATTGGGCTGCACCCCCACCCGCACCCCAGGATGATGGGAGACGGGGGCCCCGAAATGGGCATGACTGGGATGATTAGGGGCCCTCCGCCTCCTTATCACAGCAAAGCCGGGGAGCCGCTGCCaccccagcagcagcagtggcTCCCAGGAATGGCAGGGGGTGGGGGCAACGGAGGCAGAATGCTAGAGATGCACCTTGAGGGAGGGGGTCCAAGGGGGCCTCGCTTCCATCCTGGCATGCAGAGGCTGGGGCCCGGGCCTGGGGGCGGGGGGTACCCTGGAGGGGGCAACCCTGGAGGAATGATGGGCCTGGATCCAATGGGCCCCATGAACCCCATGCAGAGGCCTCCGGGCCGGCCCAGTATGGGCTGGCTGGAGGACATGCCCCCgatgggaggaggaggaggtggtggtggcccCCCAGTTGGTTTTGGGGGGTATCCACCCATGCAGCACCTGCAGGGGGACCCCGAAAGAATGCTGAACCCCAGGGCTAGGGAGGAGATGTTCCGCATGATGGAGAAGAGGCAGATACAAGGAATGCAGAGGCAGGCAGCCATGAACCAGGCGATGGAGATGGAGaggatgcagcagcagcagcaggggggaGGCAACGGGCCAAGGATGATGGAGCAAGCTGGGGGTCCAGGAGGGGGGTTCGCTAACTCAGTGGGGGACCCCATGGATTTTCCAGGGTCCCGGGCCATGATGGGGTCTCCGATGGGGGGTGTGGGGTGCGGAGGGGGTCACCAGCAGCCCCCCATGAGAGAATTGGTTGAGCATCAAATGGGGAACCTGAACATGAACATGAACGTGAATATGAACATGAACCTCAATCTGCAGAtgaaccagcagcagcagcagatgctCATGACCCAGAAAATGAGGCTAGCGGGGGGTCCCCTCAACGAGCTTCTGCACCAGGAGGAGATGGCCCGATCCCGAGCACAGAACGGAGGGGGGATGGCCGGGAACAAGATGATGATGCCGGGTGGCGGACCCTTCCCTAATCAAGGACCCTTCCCTGGGGGCCCAGGAGGCTACCTGCCCCAGGACATGGGCAACCCCCAAACCCCGCAAGAAATGTTCAGCCCCGACCAGCAAGGGCCGCCCATGGGGGGCACCTCCAGACTGAGCCACATGCCCCGCAGTGGTGGGGGAGTTCTGGGGGGGCGCAGACCCTCTGACCTCACCATCAACGTTCACCCCATGAACTCCCCCGGCATGCCTCCCCACCACCTGAAATCCCCCACCGTCAACCAGGTGCACTCCCCCATGCTTCCCTCCCCCTCGCCGGCCGGCCTCAAGTCTCCCCAGCTGTCCTCGCTAGGGGGACCCCCCAATCCCGGCCCCCCGCCCTCCTCTTCCATGAAATCGTCCCCGCAGGTGCTCGGACCCTCATCTCTGGGGGTGCGCTCTCCCACAGGGGGGTCCCCCAGTAGGCTCAAGTCTCCCTCGGTGCCCGTCCCCTCCCCTGGTGCTTGGGCCCCCTCCCCAAAGACTGCACTACCCAGCCCGGGGGTGCCTCAGGGGGGTAAGGGCGGGAACGCCATGGACTCAG GCCCCCACCCCCCACGGAGCAACACCTGCGGAGGCATCAATCCCAGCATGCCGTTCACCTCCTCCCCGGGAGGCGCTCCTTCCCAGAACCCCCTGTCCCTCATCATGTCCCAGATGTCGAAGTACGCCATGCCCAGCTCCACACCCCTCTACCACGACGCCATCAAGACCATCGCCACCTCGGACGACGAGCTCCTGCCAGACCGCCCCCTGCTGCCCGGAGGGAACATGGCAGGTGAGAGCAGAGGGGCGCGGGTAGTGATCCTAGACAGGCAGGGCTGTCTAGtcatggtcctggagagctgtgattccactccaggtttaacag GTGTCGGGGGTAACCACCAGCCCCCTCCGATGCACAGCCCCATGGGAATGGTCCTGCCAGGGCAGCAGCCCCCTCTATCCCACGATCCCTCTGGGCCAATGCTACACTCCCCAAACCCTATGAACATGCCCAGCATGCACGGCGGTGGGGGGAACCCCATGCTCATGGCGGGGGGCCCTCAGGATCACATGGGCCCCCGGAACGGCTCCCCCATGCTGCCCCAAAACCAAATGGGTGGGGGTGTAACCGGAGGAGGGTTTCCCAGACTGCAACCCCCTCCCCACGGACCCATGCACTCCCCTGGGATGGGAATGGGAGCGGGGCTGCCTCAAGCCTACCCCCCCGGCATGACTCTGCCCCCTCCGGATGAGGTCATGGTGCCTCATCCAGGACAGATGCACCTCCTGAAGGGCTTGtcccaccagcagcagcagcagcagcagcagcacaggccCCCCTCAGCCTCCTATCTGGGGGACGCAGACCTGAGCGATGTGATCCGCTCCACTCCGACGGGCATCCCCGAGTTCGACCTCTCTCGGATCATCCCGTCGGAGAAGCCCAGCAGCACCCTGCAGTACTTTCCCAAGAGCAATGAGTccctgcagcaacagcagcctcaccacaagcagcagcagcctccatcctcctcctcctccaaccCCCATCTCATCAACCTGCAGAACATGATGGCAGAGCAGCAGCTGCCCGTCCAGCCCCCTCCCGGCCGCCCCCCCATGGGGGGTCCCAGATCCATGGGGGGGATGGGGGGCATGCAGATGTGCCACCCAGGCCATATGATGGGCAGGACAGCCATGCCCCCTCCCCAGCAGGGCATGATGGTGAACAACATGCACCCCCACCCGGGTGTCATGTCTCCCTCCCAGCACAGCCTCCTGGCCCAGCAGAACCTCATGATGATGCAGGCCAAGCAGCAGCGAAGCATGTCCGTCTCGGGAGACATGTACGGCCAGCAGGGGCATTTAATGTCCCCCCAGGGGGCTCTGATGGGCCCGCCGAACCTGCAGCAAGGCATGATGGTCCCAGCGCAGATGAGACAGCGGAGTATATCTCTGGATGGGCCTATGGGATACGGACCGGGCAGTATGGCTAACCTgcccttttaa
- the LOC117397439 gene encoding B-cell CLL/lymphoma 9-like protein isoform X3: MHPDSKLTNHGKQVNSSAQSQHQNVSQGPAGSLGSKGAGAGNHGGGGGGKANQISPGNSGLKSQAGGGVGPLKGKRERSVSIDSGEQREALTPSLEPDSKVEGVMRSKRRCVLEKKQPYSGDEWCSGAESEEEEDKPITAAPGPAKHRGDHSRAGPPQPPPGSNPLSSLCESASSVVPLGMGAGLRAELGSGPKPLVYVFTTNLANSAAEAVMQGRADSIVVFHQQTVPRTKLDKCLPPPSKVLGLPDQLHAATPPGGTPKSQSGTPRPSSSGQLNPAGTPSSVGPPEGATDEPPDALTLPSSSGGNKKSSSTNNHSNNSLPPSGGSATNSSSSKPLPGLVEPPSVPPTPPPPAPAQQGDSDPGNVPAQRGGNTEGLSKQQLEHRERSLQTLRDIERLLLRSGGGGGVVGPGGDPSTNNNNNNGSLGPNCSNNGPNSSPQAPPPPALGGNPNQQQQVKKYEEPLQSIISQTQSLVGGLDEPAMSQGGCGGPPPPHLQHPHPPHSHMHPSHHGLPPHSSPSSLDMCLLMNQQDGLTPEQMAWRKLQEEYYQEKRRKQEQIGLHPHPHPRMMGDGGPEMGMTGMIRGPPPPYHSKAGEPLPPQQQQWLPGMAGGGGNGGRMLEMHLEGGGPRGPRFHPGMQRLGPGPGGGGYPGGGNPGGMMGLDPMGPMNPMQRPPGRPSMGWLEDMPPMGGGGGGGGPPVGFGGYPPMQHLQGDPERMLNPRAREEMFRMMEKRQIQGMQRQAAMNQAMEMERMQQQQQGGGNGPRMMEQAGGPGGGFANSVGDPMDFPGSRAMMGSPMGGVGCGGGHQQPPMRELVEHQMGNLNMNMNVNMNMNLNLQMNQQQQQMLMTQKMRLAGGPLNELLHQEEMARSRAQNGGGMAGNKMMMPGGGPFPNQGPFPGGPGGYLPQDMGNPQTPQEMFSPDQQGPPMGGTSRLSHMPRSGGGVLGGRRPSDLTINVHPMNSPGMPPHHLKSPTVNQVHSPMLPSPSPAGLKSPQLSSLGGPPNPGPPPSSSMKSSPQVLGPSSLGVRSPTGGSPSRLKSPSVPVPSPGAWAPSPKTALPSPGVPQGGKGGNAMDSGPHPPRSNTCGGINPSMPFTSSPGGAPSQNPLSLIMSQMSKYAMPSSTPLYHDAIKTIATSDDELLPDRPLLPGGNMAGVGGNHQPPPMHSPMGMVLPGQQPPLSHDPSGPMLHSPNPMNMPSMHGGGGNPMLMAGGPQDHMGPRNGSPMLPQNQMGGGVTGGGFPRLQPPPHGPMHSPGMGMGAGLPQAYPPGMTLPPPDEVMVPHPGQMHLLKGLSHQQQQQQQQHRPPSASYLGDADLSDVIRSTPTGIPEFDLSRIIPSEKPSSTLQYFPKSNESLQQQQPHHKQQQPPSSSSSNPHLINLQNMMAEQQLPVQPPPGRPPMGGPRSMGGMGGMQMCHPGHMMGRTAMPPPQQGMMVNNMHPHPGVMSPSQHSLLAQQNLMMMQAKQQRSMSVSGDMYGQQGHLMSPQGALMGPPNLQQGMMVPAQMRQRSISLDGPMGYGPGSMANLPF; this comes from the exons ATGCACCCGGACAGTAAACTGACCAATCATGGCAAGCAAGTGAACAGCAGCGCCCAATCACAGCACCAGAATGTAAGCCAGGGGCCCGCCGGCAGCCTGGGGTCGAAGGGCGCGGGGGCGGGGAATCATGGTGGCGGAGGAGGAGGCAAAGCCAATCAGATCTCTCCGGGGAACTCGGGGCTCAAGAGCCAGGCAGGGGGGGGCGTTGGGCCCCTGAAGGGGAAGAGGGAGCGCAGCGTCTCCATCGACTCCGGGGAGCAGAGAGAGGCCCTGACCCCCAGCCTCGAACCCGACTCCAAAG TAGAGGGCGTGATGCGCAGTAAGCGCCGCTGCGTTCTGGAGAAGAAGCAGCCCTACAGCGGGGACGAGTGGTGCTCGGGAGCGgagagcgaggaggaggaggacaagCCAATCACAGCTGCCCCTGGCCCTGCCAAGCACC gagggGATCACTCGAGGGCAGGCCCCCCCCAGCCGCCCCCTGGTTCGAACCCGCTCTCCTCGCTCTGTGAATCAGCTTCCTCGGTGGTGCCGCTGGGCATGGGAGCAGGGCTTCGCGCTGAGCTGGGCTCCGGCCCCAAACCCCTGGTCTACGTCTTTACCACCAACCTCGCCAACAG TGCTGCCGAGGCGGTGATGCAGGGCCGGGCGGATTCCATCGTGGTGTTTCACCAGCAAACCGTCCCGCGCACCAAACTGGACAAG tgcCTCCCGCCTCCCTCCAAGGTCCTTGGCCTTCCTGATCAGCTCCACGCTGCCACCCCTCCAGGCGGGACCCCCAAATCGCAGAGCGGCACCCCCAGACCTTCCTCGAGCGGGCAGCTGAACCCAGCCGGCACCCCCTCTTCCGTGGGACCCCCAGAAGGAGCGACAGACGAGCCCCCAGATGCCCTGACTCTGCCCTCGTCTTCGGGGGGCAACAAGAAAAGCAGCAGCACTAACAATCACAGCAACAACAGCCTCCCCCCGTCCGGGGGCAGTGCGACCAACAGCAGCTCCTCAAAACCACTTCCAGGATTGGTAGAGCCTCCCAGCGTCCCGCCCACCCCTCCTCCCCCTGCCCCTGCCCAGCAAGGAGATTCGGACCCTGGGAACGTGCCAGCCCAGAGGGGCGGGAACACAGAGGGTCTCTCCAAGCAGCAGCTGGAGCACAGGGAGCGCTCCTTGCAGACCCTGAGAGACATTGAGCGCTTGCTGCTCCGCAGTGGTGGGGGGGGTGGCGTAGTCGGTCCAGGAGGAGATCCCAgtactaataacaacaacaacaacgggAGCTTGGGGCCAAACTGCAGTAATAACGGACCCAACAGCAGCCCCCAAGCCCCCCCTCCTCCTGCCCTGGGAGGGAACCCAAACCAGCAGCAGCAAGTCAAGAAATACGAAGAGCCTCTGCAGTCTATTATCTCCCAGACACAAAGCCTGGTTGGCGGGCTGGATGAGCCCGCCATGTCCCAAGGGGGTTGTGGGGGTCCTCCTCCTCCGCATCTCCAACACCCCCACCCTCCTCACTCCCACATGCACCCCTCCCACCACGGCCTGCCCCCCCACTCCTCCCCGTCCTCCCTGGACATGTGCCTGCTGATGAACCAGCAGGACGGGCTGACACCCGAGCAGATGGCCTGGCGCAAGCTGCAGGAGGAGTACTACCAGGAGAAGCGTAGGAAGCAGGAGCAGATTGGGCTGCACCCCCACCCGCACCCCAGGATGATGGGAGACGGGGGCCCCGAAATGGGCATGACTGGGATGATTAGGGGCCCTCCGCCTCCTTATCACAGCAAAGCCGGGGAGCCGCTGCCaccccagcagcagcagtggcTCCCAGGAATGGCAGGGGGTGGGGGCAACGGAGGCAGAATGCTAGAGATGCACCTTGAGGGAGGGGGTCCAAGGGGGCCTCGCTTCCATCCTGGCATGCAGAGGCTGGGGCCCGGGCCTGGGGGCGGGGGGTACCCTGGAGGGGGCAACCCTGGAGGAATGATGGGCCTGGATCCAATGGGCCCCATGAACCCCATGCAGAGGCCTCCGGGCCGGCCCAGTATGGGCTGGCTGGAGGACATGCCCCCgatgggaggaggaggaggtggtggtggcccCCCAGTTGGTTTTGGGGGGTATCCACCCATGCAGCACCTGCAGGGGGACCCCGAAAGAATGCTGAACCCCAGGGCTAGGGAGGAGATGTTCCGCATGATGGAGAAGAGGCAGATACAAGGAATGCAGAGGCAGGCAGCCATGAACCAGGCGATGGAGATGGAGaggatgcagcagcagcagcaggggggaGGCAACGGGCCAAGGATGATGGAGCAAGCTGGGGGTCCAGGAGGGGGGTTCGCTAACTCAGTGGGGGACCCCATGGATTTTCCAGGGTCCCGGGCCATGATGGGGTCTCCGATGGGGGGTGTGGGGTGCGGAGGGGGTCACCAGCAGCCCCCCATGAGAGAATTGGTTGAGCATCAAATGGGGAACCTGAACATGAACATGAACGTGAATATGAACATGAACCTCAATCTGCAGAtgaaccagcagcagcagcagatgctCATGACCCAGAAAATGAGGCTAGCGGGGGGTCCCCTCAACGAGCTTCTGCACCAGGAGGAGATGGCCCGATCCCGAGCACAGAACGGAGGGGGGATGGCCGGGAACAAGATGATGATGCCGGGTGGCGGACCCTTCCCTAATCAAGGACCCTTCCCTGGGGGCCCAGGAGGCTACCTGCCCCAGGACATGGGCAACCCCCAAACCCCGCAAGAAATGTTCAGCCCCGACCAGCAAGGGCCGCCCATGGGGGGCACCTCCAGACTGAGCCACATGCCCCGCAGTGGTGGGGGAGTTCTGGGGGGGCGCAGACCCTCTGACCTCACCATCAACGTTCACCCCATGAACTCCCCCGGCATGCCTCCCCACCACCTGAAATCCCCCACCGTCAACCAGGTGCACTCCCCCATGCTTCCCTCCCCCTCGCCGGCCGGCCTCAAGTCTCCCCAGCTGTCCTCGCTAGGGGGACCCCCCAATCCCGGCCCCCCGCCCTCCTCTTCCATGAAATCGTCCCCGCAGGTGCTCGGACCCTCATCTCTGGGGGTGCGCTCTCCCACAGGGGGGTCCCCCAGTAGGCTCAAGTCTCCCTCGGTGCCCGTCCCCTCCCCTGGTGCTTGGGCCCCCTCCCCAAAGACTGCACTACCCAGCCCGGGGGTGCCTCAGGGGGGTAAGGGCGGGAACGCCATGGACTCAG GCCCCCACCCCCCACGGAGCAACACCTGCGGAGGCATCAATCCCAGCATGCCGTTCACCTCCTCCCCGGGAGGCGCTCCTTCCCAGAACCCCCTGTCCCTCATCATGTCCCAGATGTCGAAGTACGCCATGCCCAGCTCCACACCCCTCTACCACGACGCCATCAAGACCATCGCCACCTCGGACGACGAGCTCCTGCCAGACCGCCCCCTGCTGCCCGGAGGGAACATGGCAG GTGTCGGGGGTAACCACCAGCCCCCTCCGATGCACAGCCCCATGGGAATGGTCCTGCCAGGGCAGCAGCCCCCTCTATCCCACGATCCCTCTGGGCCAATGCTACACTCCCCAAACCCTATGAACATGCCCAGCATGCACGGCGGTGGGGGGAACCCCATGCTCATGGCGGGGGGCCCTCAGGATCACATGGGCCCCCGGAACGGCTCCCCCATGCTGCCCCAAAACCAAATGGGTGGGGGTGTAACCGGAGGAGGGTTTCCCAGACTGCAACCCCCTCCCCACGGACCCATGCACTCCCCTGGGATGGGAATGGGAGCGGGGCTGCCTCAAGCCTACCCCCCCGGCATGACTCTGCCCCCTCCGGATGAGGTCATGGTGCCTCATCCAGGACAGATGCACCTCCTGAAGGGCTTGtcccaccagcagcagcagcagcagcagcagcacaggccCCCCTCAGCCTCCTATCTGGGGGACGCAGACCTGAGCGATGTGATCCGCTCCACTCCGACGGGCATCCCCGAGTTCGACCTCTCTCGGATCATCCCGTCGGAGAAGCCCAGCAGCACCCTGCAGTACTTTCCCAAGAGCAATGAGTccctgcagcaacagcagcctcaccacaagcagcagcagcctccatcctcctcctcctccaaccCCCATCTCATCAACCTGCAGAACATGATGGCAGAGCAGCAGCTGCCCGTCCAGCCCCCTCCCGGCCGCCCCCCCATGGGGGGTCCCAGATCCATGGGGGGGATGGGGGGCATGCAGATGTGCCACCCAGGCCATATGATGGGCAGGACAGCCATGCCCCCTCCCCAGCAGGGCATGATGGTGAACAACATGCACCCCCACCCGGGTGTCATGTCTCCCTCCCAGCACAGCCTCCTGGCCCAGCAGAACCTCATGATGATGCAGGCCAAGCAGCAGCGAAGCATGTCCGTCTCGGGAGACATGTACGGCCAGCAGGGGCATTTAATGTCCCCCCAGGGGGCTCTGATGGGCCCGCCGAACCTGCAGCAAGGCATGATGGTCCCAGCGCAGATGAGACAGCGGAGTATATCTCTGGATGGGCCTATGGGATACGGACCGGGCAGTATGGCTAACCTgcccttttaa